TACCGATTCCCGTGTCCGCTACGGAAATCTCAACGAACTCAATAGCGGTGTGCAGGGCGCCGAGTTCCAAACTTTGGGCCTCCTCGAACCTCGAGCCTTGGACAGCCTTCGCGGTGACGGCAACATGGCCGCCTCCTGGAGTGAACTTGATAGCATTGCCTACCAGATTCATCAGAATCTGAGTGATGCGTTTGCTATCACCCAGCGCAGGCGGCAGATCCTCTGCAACCCGGCTGACCAACTCCAATCGCTTTTCTGCTGCGAGCGATCGCGTTGCCGAGATCGCAGAGTCGATTAATGATTGAACAGAGTATTCACCTAGATCCAACTGCATTTGTCCGGCTTCAATCTTTGAGAGATCCAACACATCGTTGATGAGTCTGAGCAGATGCCGGCCGTTTGTGTGAATATCTTCGATGGACTCGCGCAACTGGTTCGGAACCTTACCGTAGATCTCATCGAGGATCAACTCGGTAAACCCCAGGATCGCATTCAGAGGCGTCCGCAACTCATGACTCATGTTGGCCAGGAACTCGGACTTGTGGCGACTCGCCCGCGCGAGCTGACGGTTCGCCTCTTTCACCTCCTGAAAAAGTTGGGCGTTCTCTATGGCTACTGCGGCCTGAGAGGCGAAGATGCGTAGCAGGTCGAGTTGCGGTGCAATCGACTTTTGACTCACCGCATTATCGGCGGTCAGGACTCCAACAGAACGTCTTCGAGAGATCAGCGGTAAGACAACGAAGTTGCGAGAACACAGGGCCGGCATCGTATCGTATGGAGGCTGGGTCTGGAGCTCCGGAGGAATCCCGTGCCTCTCCTCAACGATGATCTCGACTCGATCCCGGTAGGCCCGCGCTAACGTAGGCACCTCATCGGAAATTGACACCTGCACGGTACCTGGTGTTGATGAAATACCGATGGCGGCAGCCAGCTCAAGAGAAAGATCCTCACGATCTGGTAGCCAGATAATAATTCGATCAAATCCGATAACCTCATGCACCCCTTTCAAAATTAGGTTCAATCGTTCCGACAGGGGGAGTGGTTCCTGCATGGATACGCCGAGCTGGTGTAGATCCCGCAGTTGAGAGGTCCGCTCACGGATCCGATCTTCCAGGGTTCGGTTGAGATCTCGAAGCTCCGTGGCCACTCTTGTTCGCTCGTCGAGAGTTCGTTTCAGTGCTTTGGCCATCTCGTTATAGGTTGTGGCTAATGTCCCAATCTCATCCTGAGAATCAACCGGGA
Above is a window of Candidatus Methylomirabilis tolerans DNA encoding:
- a CDS encoding HAMP domain-containing protein, with product MIIRQITRFRTKVLLSIIPMILALCILFGGMSLYQHNRLLHREFAKQGKALAVNLAASGELGVFSEDERFLNASLRGVTGEEDVAYVFIYNDAGKRLIGGGRALSQPGPALINDTLSDEIRARILTTRQPVDRTLKGVGTGSFLEFYAPILSTEVRLIEEQFFGMPGLAQGPGEDRIRVIGIARVGLSTRNIDAHSIYLIKLWAILSIVFLAAGTLAAYALSRRITQPITRLTESTARMAEGKIDQEIPVDSQDEIGTLATTYNEMAKALKRTLDERTRVATELRDLNRTLEDRIRERTSQLRDLHQLGVSMQEPLPLSERLNLILKGVHEVIGFDRIIIWLPDREDLSLELAAAIGISSTPGTVQVSISDEVPTLARAYRDRVEIIVEERHGIPPELQTQPPYDTMPALCSRNFVVLPLISRRRSVGVLTADNAVSQKSIAPQLDLLRIFASQAAVAIENAQLFQEVKEANRQLARASRHKSEFLANMSHELRTPLNAILGFTELILDEIYGKVPNQLRESIEDIHTNGRHLLRLINDVLDLSKIEAGQMQLDLGEYSVQSLIDSAISATRSLAAEKRLELVSRVAEDLPPALGDSKRITQILMNLVGNAIKFTPGGGHVAVTAKAVQGSRFEEAQSLELGALHTAIEFVEISVADTGIGIPAEELKSIFSEFRQVDSSITREYGGSGLGLSIAKRLVEMHGGSIWAESQIGKGSTFYFRIPIRVQWEGDP